The genomic region ATCGTGGCACTGTGGGCGACGGGCCTGTCCGTGGTGCTCGGCGTTGCCGCCGCGCTCGCGATCTCGCGCTCACCGACGCTGTCGGCGCGGCTGCTCGATTCCCTCTTCATGTCGCCGCTGGTTCTGCCGGCGCTGGCCTTTGGCCTTGCCGCGTTGATGCTGTTCTCGCTGGTCGGCCTGCCGGTGTCGCCGTTGACGCTGGTAATCGGCCACACCGTGGTCTGCGTGCCCTATGTCGTGCGCAATACGATTGCGGCGCTTGCCCAGCTGGAGCCGACCCTGCTGGAGAGCTCGGCCGTGCTGGGCGCCGGCCGCATCTACACGTTCCGGCGCATCGTGCTGCCGCTGATCCGGCCGGGCATCATCGCGGGCGCCTTCATCGCCTTCATGTCGTCCTTCGACAACGTGCCGGTGTCGCTGTTCCTGCGTGATGCCGCCACCGACATGCTGCCGATCCGGATGTGGCAGGACCTCGAGGGCAAGCTCGACGTCACCATCGCCGCGCTGTCGGGCGTGCTGATCATTGCAACCGTCGCGTTGGTCGCGATTATGGAGCGCGTCACGGGGTTATCGCGGCGGCTGACCAACTGATCAGGCGCCGCGGAACAGCGAATAGCCCCAGCGCGTGAATTTCAGCGGCAGGTGAAAATGCTCGTCAACATTCTTGATGCGAAAGCGGAACGGCGTCACCGTGAGAAACCCGTCGCGCTCGCCAAAGAACTCGCCGAGATGAAACAGGACCTCATACTCGCCCGCCGTCACGCCCGCCCCCTGCGCAACGGGATGATCGAGCACGCCGTTGACACCAAGCCGTCCGTCGGCGACGCGCAGCGAGTCCGGATCGATCCGCCAGATCTCGACGCGCAGACCCTGCGCCGGGCGTCCGCTCGCCACATCGACCGCGTGAATGGAAATGCCACCTGCCACAATGTTCCCCCCGAGAGCGCTGCACCATGGTAGACGCAAACACGGCCGTTCGACCAGCGCCCGCATTGCTGCCCGCGCTTGGCGCCACGACCTCATTGCAGGCGCTGGTGGCTCTGGCTCTGTTCGCGCCGGGCGTGGTGGCACCGCGCGCCCATATCGAGGTCTGGCAGCTCTCGATGTTCTCCTGCGCCGTGTTCGCGGTCGGCATTCCCGCCTCGTTCTGGGGCGGCGGCTTCATCGCCCGCCTGGGCTCGATGCGGATCGCGAGCCTCTGCGCGGCGGCGATCATCGCCAGCATGGCGCTGGCTTCGCTCGGCTCGACGGCGGCCCTGCTCGCAGCCGGCCTCTGTCTTGGCCTCGCCTTCGGACCGGAGACGCCCGCAAGCGCGGTGCTGCTGGCGCGGCTCGTGACGGCCGAGCGGCGCGCGTTCGTGTTCTCGGTTCGCCAGACCGGAAACCAGATCGGCGCCGTCTGCGGCTCGCTGGTTCTGCCCGCGATCGCAATCTCGCTCGGGCCCGCCTGGTGCTATGCCGCCGTGGGCGCCTGTGCGCTGCTGGCGATAGCGTGGTTCGAGCGCCTGCGGCCCGCCTACGCCGTCAAGGTCGTGCCACTGCCGGAGCTTAGCCTTCGCACGCGGCTGGCACTGGTGATCGCGGACCGGCGCATCGCAATGCTGGCGCTGGCCTCGATGCCCTTCAGCGCAATGCAGGTGTCGCTCAATACGGTCTTCGTCACGCTCGGCACCCGCGAGCTCGGCCTCAGCCATGTCGAGGCCGGCATGGCGCTTGCCTGCGCCCAGGCCGGCGGCCTGATCGGCCGGCTCGGCTGGGGCTTCGTCGCAACGCGCCTCAATGCCTCGCGCGGAGTTCTCGTCGTCATCGGCCTCGGTATGACGTTCTGCGCCGCGCTGCTGGGTCTCGATGGCGTATCGCTCGGGCGGACCGGCCAGTTCGCGATTGCAACTCTGTTCGGCCTGACGGCCTCCGGGTGGAACGGTGTCTTCGTCGCCGAGATCGCACGCCTCGCCCCGCAGGACAGGATTGGCGAAACCACCGGCGCGGTGCTGACCGCATCCTACGCCGGCCTCTTGGCAGCACCGGCGCTGGTGTCCTTCCTGGACAGCGCAGCCAGTCTCGGTGCCGCCTTCTTCGCCTTGGCTTGCCTCGCCCTCTGCGGCACATTGGCACTGGTCTGGGGAGGCCATGACAAAGGGAAGAAGTAGCGCGTGCGAGATTGCGGCCGACGTCTCCGCCGGACGAACGAGTGCGGTCGAGACCGCCAAGGCCGCGCTTGCGCGCATCGAGGCCGCCAAGGCGCTGAACGCAGTGGTGACGACCGCTCCTGCGCGTACGCTTGCCGACGCCGCAGCGGTCGATGATCGCCTGCGTGCCGGCGAGACGATGCCGCTCGCCGGTGTCCCCGTCGTCGTCAAGGACAACATCTGGGTCCGTGACTGGCGTGTGACACAGGGCTCGCGCCTGTTCGCCGAATTCGTCGCGCCGCAGGATGCGATTGCGATCGAGCAGCTGCGCAAGGCCGGCGCCGTCGTCGTCGGCATCGGCGCAAGGTCGGAATTCGCCTGCAAGGGCGTGACCACCTCGCCGCTGTATGGGCCAACGCGGCATCCGCTGGATCCCACGTTGACGCCCGGCGGCTCGTCGGGCGGCCCTGCCACGGCGGTTGCGGCCGGCCTCGTGCCGCTAGCGATCGGCACCGATGCGGGCGGCTCGAGCCGCAGGCCGCCGGCCCATGTCGGCGTCGCGGGGTTCAAACCCTCCTATGGCGCGATCCCCTATGGGCCAGGCTTCGCCGAACCGTTTTTCGGCCTCTCCGTCATCGCGCCGATCGCCACTGACGTTGCCGATATCGCGCTGGCGTTCGAGGCCATGGCCGGCGTCGATCCGCGCGATCCGGATTCAGCCGGCATCGCTCAAGAGGCCAAAAACATCGCCGGTCTGCGCATCGCGTTCTCGCCGCGCCTTGGGCTCGACGTCGCCGTCGACGATGTTGTCGCTGAAGGGCTCGCTTTCGCCATCGCGCGTCTCTCCGCCGCTGGCCTCAGCATCGCGCAGCGCGATCCCGTCTGGCCGGCGGGCGCGACGGAAGAGGCTATCATGCCGCTTCAGCAGGCCGGCCTCGCCGCACTCTATCGAGATGCCTTCCGCGAGGATCCGACCGTGTTCGATCCTGACATCGCCAGACAGATCGAGCGAGGGCTGTCGTGGTCGGGCGCCGACGTTGCCGGTGCGCTGCTGGCAAGCGCCGCAATCGCCAATGCTTTCGCGGCATTCTTCACCGAGGTTGATCTGCTGCTGGCGCCAACCGTTCCCTGTGTCGCCTGGCCATTCACCCAGCTCGGACCCGACATGATCGGTGGCCGCGCGGCGAGCCCGCGCGCGCACGCGGCGTTAACGCCCTTTGTCAATCATGCTCGTCTGCCGGCGATTTCGCTGCCGTGCGGAACGGATCGGTGCGAACTTCCATTCGGCCTTCAGGTCATCGCCGCGCGCGGACAAGACCGCACGCTGCTTGAAGCAGCGCAAGAGATCGCGGCCATGCTGCGAATATAATCCCGAGAGGCGGGCGGTGCGCTAATTGCCCGCTCAGTCTCCCAGCGGCCCTTTGGCGTCCCCGTCGCTCCCCTTCAGCAACTCGTATTTGATCCGCCGCATGCGCGCCTGGGCTTCGAGCGGTTTGCAATAGGCAGTTGACGCCGCAAGCAGATCGATGGTGGCGAGAAATGCATAGCGCGACGCCGTCGGCTTGAGCGCGTCGGGCGCCTCGGGCACGTGTACGCCAAGCGCAATATCGGCGATCGAGGCCAGCCTGCTTTGCGGCTTGGTAATTGCGATGACCAAGGCGCCGTATTGCTTGGCGATACTGGCTGCCTCGATCACCTCGTTGGCTGCACCGGTGGTCGAGATGGCAACGACGACATCATCCCGTCCGAAGGTCGCGGCAATCATGCGCATCAAGCTCGGATCGGAGGCATGCGAGACGGCAATCCCAAGACGAAAGAACCGGTTCTCAACCTCCGCCGCCGCAAGAGTGGAACCGCCCCCCACCCCGAACGCTGCAAGCTTCGAACAGCGGGAGATAGCTTCGGCAGCCCGCTCGATGTCCTCCTTGCGAAGTCCCTCCTCGGCAGCGGCAATTGCACGGCGAATTTCCTGAAACACCGACCGCCAGAGCGCGGGGCGCGCCAGATCGGTCCCGACATGCGGGGGAAGCTCAACGTAAATCCGCCCGACCGCCATTGCTTGAGCCAGCCTCACCTTGAGGTCGCGGACGCCCCGGCAACCGACGGAGCGGCTGAACCGGGTTACCGTCGGCTCGCTGACGCGCGCCCGACGGGCCAACTCGGAATTGCTGGCGTGAACGGCAAACTCCATATCGGCCAGCAGCACCGTGGCAACGCGTTGCTCGGACGGGCTGAGGCTTAGAGCGCTCTGCCTGATGAGGGAGATGATGTCGCCGGCCACGACATTGTCGTCGCCGGGCGGCTTCGAGATTGCTGCACCAACGGCTCTCGCCGGGTGATTTCGCTTTGCACGCGCCATTGCCCGCCCTTTCCCAGGTCAGATCAACCTGCGCCCTTGGCAAGAAGCTGCCGTAAGAAACCTTCAGCATCGACCAAACGTATATCGGCATGCCACATCAATAACAGCATTTTCTGCTTGATAATTGCCAAATTGTGTATGTAACTTTCAAACAAGCAATAGCGTGCCGTCAGCCCAACAGCTGAAAGGCACATCCCTGCACCGGGAAGCAGGCGGCTCAACAAGGCGGGAGGGCGATCATGAGATACGGTCCAAGTGTCCTGATGCGTGGCGTCGTGGGGCTGGCCACCGCGTCATTTTTGATTGCGCAGGCCAA from Bradyrhizobium lupini harbors:
- a CDS encoding ABC transporter permease — protein: MSGRKRTLEAFSFELVMSLIAAIALIIIIAPSLVVLIVSFTSGFSLRFPPPGYSLRWYAELWNAWQLHFAAKNSLIVALWATGLSVVLGVAAALAISRSPTLSARLLDSLFMSPLVLPALAFGLAALMLFSLVGLPVSPLTLVIGHTVVCVPYVVRNTIAALAQLEPTLLESSAVLGAGRIYTFRRIVLPLIRPGIIAGAFIAFMSSFDNVPVSLFLRDAATDMLPIRMWQDLEGKLDVTIAALSGVLIIATVALVAIMERVTGLSRRLTN
- a CDS encoding hydroxyisourate hydrolase; this translates as MAGGISIHAVDVASGRPAQGLRVEIWRIDPDSLRVADGRLGVNGVLDHPVAQGAGVTAGEYEVLFHLGEFFGERDGFLTVTPFRFRIKNVDEHFHLPLKFTRWGYSLFRGA
- a CDS encoding MFS transporter, which translates into the protein MVDANTAVRPAPALLPALGATTSLQALVALALFAPGVVAPRAHIEVWQLSMFSCAVFAVGIPASFWGGGFIARLGSMRIASLCAAAIIASMALASLGSTAALLAAGLCLGLAFGPETPASAVLLARLVTAERRAFVFSVRQTGNQIGAVCGSLVLPAIAISLGPAWCYAAVGACALLAIAWFERLRPAYAVKVVPLPELSLRTRLALVIADRRIAMLALASMPFSAMQVSLNTVFVTLGTRELGLSHVEAGMALACAQAGGLIGRLGWGFVATRLNASRGVLVVIGLGMTFCAALLGLDGVSLGRTGQFAIATLFGLTASGWNGVFVAEIARLAPQDRIGETTGAVLTASYAGLLAAPALVSFLDSAASLGAAFFALACLALCGTLALVWGGHDKGKK
- a CDS encoding amidase; its protein translation is MTKGRSSACEIAADVSAGRTSAVETAKAALARIEAAKALNAVVTTAPARTLADAAAVDDRLRAGETMPLAGVPVVVKDNIWVRDWRVTQGSRLFAEFVAPQDAIAIEQLRKAGAVVVGIGARSEFACKGVTTSPLYGPTRHPLDPTLTPGGSSGGPATAVAAGLVPLAIGTDAGGSSRRPPAHVGVAGFKPSYGAIPYGPGFAEPFFGLSVIAPIATDVADIALAFEAMAGVDPRDPDSAGIAQEAKNIAGLRIAFSPRLGLDVAVDDVVAEGLAFAIARLSAAGLSIAQRDPVWPAGATEEAIMPLQQAGLAALYRDAFREDPTVFDPDIARQIERGLSWSGADVAGALLASAAIANAFAAFFTEVDLLLAPTVPCVAWPFTQLGPDMIGGRAASPRAHAALTPFVNHARLPAISLPCGTDRCELPFGLQVIAARGQDRTLLEAAQEIAAMLRI
- a CDS encoding MurR/RpiR family transcriptional regulator, coding for MARAKRNHPARAVGAAISKPPGDDNVVAGDIISLIRQSALSLSPSEQRVATVLLADMEFAVHASNSELARRARVSEPTVTRFSRSVGCRGVRDLKVRLAQAMAVGRIYVELPPHVGTDLARPALWRSVFQEIRRAIAAAEEGLRKEDIERAAEAISRCSKLAAFGVGGGSTLAAAEVENRFFRLGIAVSHASDPSLMRMIAATFGRDDVVVAISTTGAANEVIEAASIAKQYGALVIAITKPQSRLASIADIALGVHVPEAPDALKPTASRYAFLATIDLLAASTAYCKPLEAQARMRRIKYELLKGSDGDAKGPLGD